A single region of the Streptomyces sp. NBC_00236 genome encodes:
- the aroA gene encoding 3-phosphoshikimate 1-carboxyvinyltransferase, with the protein MTVIHVPGSKSVTARALFLAAAANGTSTLVRPLTSDDTEGFAEGLTALGYAVERGAESWRITGRPSGPAATDADVYCRDGATTARFLPTLAAAGARGSYRFDASAQMRRRPLAPLTEALRTLGVDLRHEAAEGHHPLHIEAAGIKGGELTLDAGQSSQYLTALLMLGPLTAEGLTITVTDLVSAPYIEITLAMMRSFGVEVTRGGPGDTVFTVPPGGYRATTYAIEPDASTASYFFAAAALTGREVTVPGLGEGALQGDLRFVDVLRRMGAEVHMTTDATTVRSTGRLGGLTVNMRDISDTMPTLAAIAPFASGPVRIEDVGNTRVKECDRLEACAQNLRRMGITVTTGPDWIEILPGTPRPTEITTHGDHRIVMSFAVTALRTPGITYDDPGCVRKTFPRFHEVFAGFADLLHG; encoded by the coding sequence GTGACCGTCATCCATGTCCCCGGTTCCAAGTCCGTCACCGCGCGCGCCCTCTTCCTGGCCGCCGCCGCGAACGGCACCAGCACCCTTGTACGTCCGCTGACCTCGGACGACACCGAAGGCTTCGCGGAAGGACTCACCGCCCTCGGCTACGCCGTCGAGCGGGGAGCGGAGTCCTGGCGCATCACGGGCCGGCCCTCCGGTCCTGCCGCCACGGACGCCGACGTCTACTGCCGGGACGGCGCGACCACCGCCCGGTTCCTGCCGACCCTCGCGGCGGCGGGCGCCCGCGGCAGCTACCGCTTCGACGCCTCCGCCCAGATGCGCCGGCGCCCCCTCGCCCCGCTCACCGAGGCGCTGCGCACGCTCGGCGTCGACCTCCGCCACGAGGCCGCCGAGGGCCACCACCCGCTGCACATCGAGGCCGCCGGCATCAAGGGCGGCGAACTGACCCTGGACGCCGGGCAGTCCAGCCAGTACCTCACCGCGCTGCTGATGCTCGGACCACTGACGGCGGAGGGCCTCACGATCACCGTCACCGACCTGGTGTCGGCGCCGTACATCGAGATCACCCTCGCGATGATGCGGAGCTTCGGCGTCGAGGTCACCCGCGGCGGCCCCGGCGACACCGTCTTCACGGTGCCGCCCGGCGGCTACCGGGCCACCACGTACGCCATCGAGCCCGACGCCTCCACCGCAAGCTACTTCTTCGCGGCTGCGGCGCTCACGGGCCGCGAGGTCACCGTCCCCGGCCTCGGAGAGGGCGCCCTCCAGGGGGATCTGCGCTTCGTCGACGTGCTGCGCCGCATGGGCGCGGAGGTGCACATGACGACCGACGCCACGACGGTCCGCTCCACCGGCCGGCTCGGCGGTCTCACCGTCAACATGCGTGACATCTCCGACACCATGCCGACGCTCGCCGCGATCGCCCCCTTCGCCTCGGGGCCCGTCCGCATCGAGGACGTCGGCAACACCCGGGTCAAGGAGTGCGACCGCCTGGAGGCCTGCGCCCAGAACCTGCGGCGGATGGGCATCACGGTCACGACCGGTCCGGACTGGATCGAGATCCTTCCGGGCACCCCGCGTCCCACGGAGATCACGACCCACGGCGACCACCGCATCGTCATGTCCTTCGCCGTCACCGCCCTGCGGACGCCCGGCATCACGTACGACGAC